Proteins encoded together in one Lathyrus oleraceus cultivar Zhongwan6 chromosome 5, CAAS_Psat_ZW6_1.0, whole genome shotgun sequence window:
- the LOC127085946 gene encoding transcription factor MYB65 — protein sequence MSRVKKENEDDMRCNDQSQSMLNGEGNKGSVGVGGGVVLKKGPWTTAEDAILVEYVRKHGEGNWNAVQKHSGLFRCGKSCRLRWANHLRPNLKKGSFTVDEEQLIAQLHLEMGNRWARMAAHLPGRTDNEIKNYWNTRTKRRNRAGLPLYPPEVRKKQGSQRRQDTVGIDNGDRGHHGFLPKNNYEMHDVMFDNLKENQGILPITVVPENPDISANSILLNSLDSPPYCNSVPSTLVNHHHLRESTMSFLGSSGTNKNWFYPFYHVQDHSSEKIVQSFGLHSPLDPGFSSHNSMYYRHSLSNGNSSTSKPTSKAVKLELPSLQYPETGFGGWGGTFPSPPLNESVDVFNQSPLPHGALESGCSSPRNSGTLEDIIYQKKTLPNSMNNCSDKSSHSSTATPVERAESSALNMNETEWEDYTDHASSFGATSILNECHAVNTNANSWDKLTPAQNFIGNNVKYEPVDQVCTPKSENQGMSMLNITWPDVLLASDWHEQCYGHEKNMTEAGDNLTDYKHVAGETYSSTTGGCFMHMA from the exons ATGAGTCGTGTGAAAAAGGAGAATGAAGATGATATGCGCTGCAACGATCAATCACAGTCAATGTTGAATGGTGAGGGTAACAAGGGAAGTGTTGGTGTTGGTGGTGGAGTTGTTCTGAAGAAAGGGCCGTGGACAACTGCAGAAGATGCTATTTTGGTTGAGTACGTTCGGAAGCATGGCGAAGGGAACTGGAATGCTGTTCAGAAGCATTCGGGCCTGTTTCGATGTGGAAAAAGCTGCCGACTGAGATGGGCGAATCACTTAAGGCCAAATTTAAAGAAAGGGTCATTTACTGTAGATGAGGAGCAGTTGATTGCTCAACTCCATTTAGAAATGGGAAACAGATGGGCACGTATGGCTGCGCAC TTGCCTGGTCGTACAGATAACGAAATAAAGAACTACTGGAATACCCGGACCAAGAGGCGTAATCGGGCTGGCTTGCCACTTTATCCTCCAGAAGTGCGAAAAAAGCAAGGGAGTCAACGTCGCCAAGACACTGTTGGAATCGATAATGGTGATAGAGGGCATCATGGTTTCTTGCCGAAAAACAACTATGAGATGCATGATGTAATGTTTGACAATTTGAAAGAGAATCAAGGAATCTTACCTATTACAGTTGTGCCTGAGAATCCTGACATTTCTGCGAATAGCATTCTGCTAAACAGTCTTGATTCTCCTCCATATTGTAATTCTGTTCCATCAACACTAGTTAACCATCACCATCTTCGAGAATCAACAATGTCTTTTCTTGGCTCAAGTGGAACGAACAAGAATTGGTTTTATCCATTTTACCATGTTCAGGATCATAGTTCTGAGAAGATTGTACAATCATTCGGTTTGCATTCTCCCCTTGATCCTGGTTTCTCCTCACATAACTCAATGTATTACCGCCATTCCCTATCAAATGGCAATTCCTCCACTTCTAAGCCGACATCCAAGGCTGTGAAGTTGGAGCTCCCTTCACTCCAATATCCAGAAACCGGCTTCGGTGGCTGGGGGGGTACTTTTCCCTCACCTCCATTGAATGAGTCTGTTGATGTATTCAATCAGTCTCCTCTGCCACATGGTGCGCTAGAGTCCGGTTGCTCTTCCCCACGTAATAGTGGCACACTCGAGGACATAATTTATCAGAAGAAAACTCTTCCAAATTCAATGAACAATTGTTCTGACAAGAGTTCGCATTCATCTACTGCAACTCCTGTTGAAAGAGCTGAGAGTTCTGCTTTGAACATGAATGAAACAGAATGGGAAGATTACACTGACCATGCATCTTCCTTTGGTGCAACCTCAATCCTGAATGAGTGTCATGCTGTTAACACCAATGCAAACTCATGGGATAAATTGACACCTGCTCAGAACTTTATTG GCAACAATGTGAAATATGAGCCTGTTGACCAAGTTTGTACCCCAAAGAGTGAAAATCAAGGTATGTCTATGTTGAACATCACTTGGCCAGATGTCTTGTTAGCTTCAGATTGGCATGAGCAGTGCTATGGGCATGAGAAGAACATGACTGAGGCTGGTGACAACTTAACAGATTATAAGCATGTGGCTGGTGAGACTTATTCTTCGACTACAGGGGGTTGCTTTATGCACATGGCATAA